In a genomic window of Chaetodon auriga isolate fChaAug3 chromosome 1, fChaAug3.hap1, whole genome shotgun sequence:
- the rbm26 gene encoding RNA-binding protein 26 isoform X1: MIIENLDALKTWLSDTLEPICDADPSALAKYVVALVKKDKTEKELKALCIDQLDVFLQKETQPFVDKLFEAINNKSYLPQPEQPSSLVKVEKDEQKKDENNREEEREKKFSRRVNHSPPQSSSRYNRDGRRGDDRKRDDRPRKREYDRNPPRRDSYRDRYNRRRGRSRSYSRSRSRSWSKDRIRDRDRERDRDRDRDRDRDRDRDRSRSRSHSRTRSRSRSRERDSGKLKYDHDHRSESGDGYTPAALVSTATTSHFPVPTLSSTITVIAPTHHHSNNTSESWSDFRPEHPVDRGPFIRGPPPQQRKRCRDYDEKGFCMRGDMCPFDHGSDPVVVEDVNLPSMLPFQPPPIPGVDPPPPPGLPPPPPLMNPPPVNLRPPVPPPGALPPSLPPVAGPPPPLPPLQPSGMDAPPNSITSSVPTIVTSGMRSSHPQASVPLFNSGNGYTYETDVYNPEAPSITNTSRPMYRHRVNAQRPNLIGLTMGEVDQPPRDKIPNNSMRIVMECDSRKRPGVSHDGGLPPKKPWFDKPNFNKPNHQGYHKRPPFSPNTKLLVRQIPPELNNISKLNEHFSKFGTIVNLQVAYQNDPEGALIQFASPDEAKRAMQSTEAVLNNRFIRVHWFRDDGSDGQGQGQSHSQQQPQTQPAMQPSATSLKQSVKDRLGPLLTTSSEPSQDSSIASQNLSKVSVKDRLGFSAKPAAPVEKVFSTSMGLTKTVYNPAALKAAQKTSEEALKKKQEAIRLQQDVRKKKQEILEKHIETQKLLISKLEKNKAMKAEDKAKIMETLGMLTKSITKLQEEIKGISSSSNPLRVAKSKAQAQKELLDAELDLYKKTQAGEDTAMLKIKYTQLQIEAAKRGLLSPGRGRGVHARGRGAPRARGRGSRGRGRGVPLHAVVDHRPRALEISGFADTDRVDLLPHFAQFGEIEDCQIDESNLSAVITYKTRAEAEQAALHGVRFNNQTLRLAWHKAVMTLNAADADEAEPEEEEYPEESLSDDALLQDDDEEEDDNEPRSWRR, translated from the exons ATGATCATTGAAAACCTTGATGCCTTGAAAACATGGCTGTCTGATACCCTCGAGCCCAT ATGTGATGCAGACCCTTCTGCCCTTGCCAAGTATGTTGTTGCTCTGgtgaagaaagacaaaactgaaaaggAACTTAAAGCCCTGTGTATAGACCAGTTGGATGTATTTCTTCAGAAAG AGACCCAGCCGTTTGTGGATAAGCTGTTTGAAGCCATTAACAACAAAAGCTACCTCCCGCAGCCAGAGCAGCCATCCTCTCTGGTCAAAGTTGAGAAAGATGAGCAGAAAAAAGACGAG AATAATCGTGAAGAAGAGCGGGAGAAGAAGTTTTCTCGGCGAGTAAATCACAGCCCTCCACAATCAAGCTCTCGCTACAACAGAGATGGCAG GAGAGGAGATGATCGCAAGAGAGATGACCGCCCCAGGAAAAGGGAGTATGACCGCAACCCACCAAGGAGGGACTCTTACCGCGATCGCTACAATCGCAGGAGAGGCCGCAGTCGCAGTTACAGTCGGAGCCGCAGCCGGAGTTGGAGCAAGGATCGCATCCGAGACCGCGACAGAGAGAGGGAtagggacagggacagggacagggacagagacagggatcGTGATCGCAGCAGGAGCCGGTCACACAGCAGAACTCGGTCCAGAAGCAGGAGCAGAG AACGAGATTCTGGGAAGTTGAAGTATGATCACGATCACAGGTCAGAGAGTGGTGATGGCTACACCCCAGCAGCCCTGGTCTCCACTGCAACCACGTCACACTTTCCTGTGCCGACACTGAGCAGCACCATCACAGTCATCGCCCCCACCCACCATCACAGTAACAACACCAGTGAGAGTTGGTCAGACTTCCGCCCTGAGCACCCTGTGGATCGTGGCCCTTTTATTAGGGGACCACCCCCTCAACAGAGGAAGCGATGCCGTGACTATGATG AAAAGGGCTTCTGCATGAGAGGGGACATGTGTCCTTTCGACCATGGAAGTGACCCAGTTGTGGTGGAGGATGTCAATTTGCCCAGTATGCTGCCCTTCCAACCACCACCAATCCCAGGTGTGGACCCACCACCGCCCCCAGgcctgccaccaccaccacctctcatGAACCCCCCACCTGTGAACCTGCGGCCCCCTGTGCCCCCACCAGGTGCCCTTCCACCCAGCCTTCCACCTGTTGCAG GtccccctcctccacttcctcctctgcaacCATCAGGCATGGACGCTCCTCCCAATTCTATCACCAGCTCCGTTCCCACCATTGTCACATCGGGGATGCGTTCGTCACATCCGCAGGCCTCGGTGCCGCTCTTCAACTCCGGTAATGGCT ACACCTATGAGACAGATGTGTATAACCCTGAGGCTCCCAGCATCACCAATACTTCCAGGCCAATGTACCGCCATCGGGTCAATGCACAGAGACCCAACCTGATTGGCCTCACAATGGGAGAGGTGGACCAGCCACCGAGAG ACAAGATCCCAAACAACAGTATGAGGATTGTTATGGAGTGTGATTCGAGGAAGAGACCGGGTGTCTCCCATGATGGAGGCCTACCCCCGAAGAAACCTTGGTTTGACAA ACCCAACTTTAACAAACCCAACCACCAGGGCTACCACAAAAGACCCCCATTCTCTCCTAACACCAAGCTGCTGGTTCGGCAAATTCCCCCCGAGCTCAACAACATCAGCAAACTCAATGAGCATTTCAGCAAGTTTGGCACCATCGTCAACCTACAG gTGGCCTACCAGAATGACCCAGAAGGTGCACTGATCCAGTTTGCCTCTCCAGACGAGGCCAAGCGGGCTATGCAAAGCACAGAGGCTGTCCTCAACAACCGCTTCATCAGGGTGCACTGGTTTCGTGATGATGGGAGTGATGGACAGGGCCAGGGCCAGTCtcactcacagcagcagcctcagacaCAGCCAGCCATG CAGCCCTCCGCCACATCTCTGAAGCAGTCTGTCAAAGATCGCCTCGGACCCCTGCTCACGACGAGCTCTGAGCCCTCCCAAGATTCCAGCATAGCCTCTCAG AATCTTTCCAAAGTGTCAGTGAAGGACCGTTTGGGTTTCTCTGCCAAACCAGCAGCTCCAGTTGAGAAA GTGTTTTCGACATCCATGGGCCTCACAAAGACTGTATACAACCCTGCTGCCCTGAAGGCTGCCCAGAAAACCTCAGAGGAAGccctgaagaagaagcag GAAGCCATACGGCTACAGCAGGATGtaaggaagaagaagcaggaaatACTGGAGAAGCACATCGAGACACAGAAG CTCCTAATATCCAAACTTGAGAAGAACAAAGCAATGAAAGCGGAGGATAAAGCCAAGATCATGGAGACTTTGGGCATGTTAACCAAGAGCATCACCAAACTGCAAGAGGAGATAAAGGGAATCTCAAGCAGCAGCAACCCACTACGCGTAGCAAAGAGCAAGGCCCAG GCACAGAAGGAACTGCTGGATGCAGAGCTGGACCTGTACAAGAAGACTCAGGCCGGGGAGGACACTGCTATGTTGAAGATCAAATACACCCAGCTGCAAATTGAG GCAGCGAAAAGGGGACTCCTGTCACCAGGACGAGGCCGGGGGGTCCACGCTCGGGGCCGCGGCGCTCCCAGGGCCCGGGGACGGGGCTCCAGAGGGCGGGGAAGAGGTGTGCCACTGCATGCGGTCGTGGACCATCGACCACGAGCGCTGGAGATTTCTGGTTTCGCAGACACAGATCGGGTGGACTTGCTGCCACACTTTGCT CAATTTGGAGAGATTGAAGATTGCCAGATTGATGAAAGCAACCTGTCTGCAGTCATCACTTACAAGACAAGAGCGGAGGCAGAGCAG GCGGCTCTTCATGGAGTGAGGTTCAACAACCAGACTTTACGCCTGGCCTGGCATAAGGCTGTCATGACTCTCAATGCTGCGGATGCTGATGAGGCAGaaccagaggaggaagag tACCCGGAAGAGTCACTGAGTGACGACGCATTGCTGCAGGATgacgatgaggaagaggacgacAACGAGCCTCGCTCCTGGCGCAGATGA